Proteins encoded within one genomic window of Clupea harengus unplaced genomic scaffold, Ch_v2.0.2, whole genome shotgun sequence:
- the LOC122130359 gene encoding leucine-rich repeats and immunoglobulin-like domains protein 1: MQAVLLLLLLAGASKERRDSGTYRVEIFKKSSGKSVGDNTVQLIIEAPVSDVDLSISCLANGEWRLRCSSNGESPQYSWYLGGRPLSEADADLSPDIQTLLLSRNVTGELTCSVSNHVSSKNTSTLLLDACSGTSTVSVTPTNQTNTTLPSTHPGHSMTDIAISVLLSLTVCLCVVVGTFYIRMKKRNTHTPVSEKKEPEDLVYVQVTTGSNGRGRRSNIQGTRVETQDVVYSGVAMANRSSRHKSRKPPAAEAYESEYAEVSVFSKRRGPTESHRPEESVELCVCVCMHLSCPF, translated from the exons atgcaggctGTTCTTCTGCTCTTACTGCTGGCTGGAGCCTCCAAAG agaggagagattcaGGAACATATAGAGTGGAGATCTTTAAAAAGTCATCAGGGAAGAGTGTGGGAGATAACACAGTACAGCTGATCATTGAAG cccctgTGTCTGATGTGGACCTGTCAATCAGCTGCTTAGCCAATGGGGAGTGGAGGCTGAGGTGCTCCTCCAATGGGGAGAGTCCTCAGTACAGCTGGTACCTGGGTGGGAGGCCTCTGAGTGAAGCTGATGCTGATCTCAGTCCAGATATCCAGACTCTCCTGCTGAGTAGGAATGTGACTGGAGAACTCACCTGCAGCGTCTCAAACCACGTCAGCAGCAAAAACACCTCAACTCTGCTGCTGGACGCCTGCTCTG GTACCTCCACTGTGTCTGTCACACCAACTAACCAGACTAACACGACTCTTCCCTCGACCCACCCAGGTCACTCAATGACGG atatagctatttctgtgttattatccctgactgtgtgtctgtgtgtcgttgTGGGGACGTTCTACATCAGAATGAAAAagaggaatacacacactccag tgAGCGAAAAGAAAGAGCCTGAGGATTTGGTGTACGTCCAGGTGACCACTGGTAGCAACGGCAGAGGACGAAGATCAAACATTCAAG GTACAAGAGTGGAAACACAGGATGTGGTGTATTCTGGCGTTGCCATGGCAAATAGGAGCAGCAGGCATAAAAGCAGGAAGCCACCGGCAG CTGAGGCGTATGAGTCGGAGTATGCTGAGGTGTCTGTCTTCAGTAAGCGACGGGGCCCAACTGAGAGTCACAGGCCAGAGGAGTcggttgagttgtgtgtgtgtgtgtgcatgcacctgTCTTGccctttctga